In a genomic window of Diadema setosum chromosome 3, eeDiaSeto1, whole genome shotgun sequence:
- the LOC140246672 gene encoding uncharacterized protein — protein MARIRRSTIALWCAVLTLRVAQVSPTTCAIDNTLPETAAGNSYECPDTLDDGTENTYNVCCWNDRPDESGNYHTCCQDESVASAEKMQQFYNTCIIIGAVTGAVMLCVFMCTYCHEDTFSFIKPLKRSTRKCYNGFMDAICFCSCLPKRFRRKEKRDDLPEAKKQTNRNRKNPEYDMPTSSDQQEIVMDPFWT, from the exons ATGGCCAGAATTCGACGTAGCACGATTGCACTGTGGTGTGCAGTTCTTACACTCAGAGTAGCACAGG TTTCCCCGACAACGTGTGCTATCGACAACACCCTACCGGAGACCGCGGCGGGCAACAGCTACGAGTGCCCGGACACACTTGACGATGGGACGGAAAATACATACAACGTGTGCTGCTGGAACGACCGTCCAGACGAGTCCGGCAACTATCACACGTGCTGTCAGGACGAGAGTGTTGCTAGCGCAGAAAA AATGCAACAGTTCTACAACACTTGTATCATCATCGGAGCCGTGACGGGCGCGGTGATGCTGTGTGTCTTTATGTGCACCTACTGCCACGAGGATACCTTCTCGTTCATCAAACCTCTGAAACGCTCGACCCGGAAATGCTACAATGGCTTTATGGAcgcaatttgtttttgttcctgtTTGCCCAA ACGATTTCGTCGCAAGGAGAAGCGCGATGACCTGCCGGAAGCAAAGAAACAGACCAACAGGAACCGGAAGAACCCGGAGTACGATATGCCGACCTCTAGCGACCAACAGGAGATAGTCATGGATCCCTTCTGGACATAA
- the LOC140226247 gene encoding uncharacterized protein, whose protein sequence is MKLLLAIALLCACVGLGSAYYCWECDSGEAYAEGSTCSDPFFWDDSALAKKMCSGSCFKEITTHSDGRQSYRRGCDACVEECTTIGTSRTCRSCCRGPLCNSAPSWSVNKLVLLVSSIGAAVFCLL, encoded by the exons ATGAAGCTCTTGTTGGCAATTGCTCTTCTATGTGCCTGTGTCG GCCTTGGCTCCGCCTACTATTGTTGGGAGTGTGACAGCGGGGAGGCGTACGCGGAGGGCTCGACCTGCTCAGATCCATTCTTTTGGGACGACTCCGCCTTGGCAAAGAAAATGTGTTCGGGATCCTGCTTC AAAGAAATAACAACGCACTCAGATGGACGCCAATCTTACAGGCGCGGCTGCGACGCATGCGTAGAAGAGTGCACTACGATCGGTACCTCAAGGACCTGTCGCTCGTGTTGTCGAGGTCCCCTTTGTAACAGTGCGCCCTCATGGTCCGTCAACAAACTTGTCTTGCTGGTTTCGTCTATTGGCGCCGCTGTTTTCTGTCTTCTTTAG
- the LOC140226248 gene encoding uncharacterized protein gives MKYIILGVVFCIAVGVTDALWCFKCSGSECETPDTNVEGVYITECSSYDSICYKQVITNYGVPTYSRGCKLRKSDCQPVCLGEPDHEVCEICCDSNLCNSAGAVRVNYILIAVAVFFCLFQFLH, from the exons ATGAAGTATATTATCCTTGGAGTGGTGTTTTGCATCGCCGTCG GTGTGACAGACGCACTCTGGTGTTTCAAATGCTCCGGAAGTGAATGCGAGACCCCAGACACAAATGTAGAAGGTGTTTACATCACGGAATGCAGCAGCTATGACTCGATCTGTTAC AAACAAGTCATCACCAACTACGGGGTGCCGACGTATTCTCGAGGCTGCAAACTGCGGAAATCGGACTGCCAGCCGGTGTGTCTCGGCGAACCGGATCACGAGGTTTGCGAGATCTGTTGCGATAGCAACCTATGCAACAGCGCAGGCGCAGTCCGTGTCAACTACATCCTCATCGCAGTTGCCGTCTTCTTCTGCCTGTTTCAATTTCTTCACTAG